The following proteins come from a genomic window of Sphingobium cloacae:
- a CDS encoding winged helix-turn-helix transcriptional regulator, whose translation MKKRAYQDGCAVAHALDIIGDRWAMPIMRELMLGPKRFTDLRASLPGISANVLTQRLEELEAASILVRRRLPPPAASQIYELTDWGRESEILFQVLGRWACRSPTMQPGQPMSNVSVILSMRTMIDRGRIGDMSAVIGMRFGEEEFRGTLKDGDFTIERGEADGADAIFSGDQNALVAVLYGGLRFDDVAGVLTVEGDRGLAERFVRLFPLPPRAPSTVTPETTAS comes from the coding sequence GTGAAGAAACGAGCCTATCAGGACGGATGCGCGGTGGCCCATGCGCTCGACATCATCGGGGATCGCTGGGCCATGCCGATTATGCGGGAATTGATGCTGGGGCCGAAGCGATTCACAGACCTTCGCGCCAGCCTGCCCGGAATCAGCGCCAATGTGCTGACGCAGCGGCTGGAGGAACTGGAGGCGGCCAGCATCCTCGTCCGCCGTCGCCTTCCTCCCCCCGCCGCCAGCCAGATCTACGAGCTGACCGACTGGGGCCGCGAGTCGGAAATATTGTTCCAGGTGCTCGGCCGCTGGGCCTGCCGCTCGCCCACGATGCAGCCGGGCCAACCGATGAGCAACGTATCGGTCATCCTGTCGATGCGCACGATGATCGACCGCGGCCGGATCGGCGACATGAGCGCCGTCATCGGCATGCGCTTTGGCGAGGAGGAGTTTCGCGGCACCCTCAAGGACGGCGATTTCACCATCGAGCGCGGCGAAGCGGACGGCGCGGACGCGATCTTTTCCGGTGACCAGAATGCGCTGGTCGCCGTCCTCTATGGCGGGCTGCGGTTCGACGACGTGGCGGGCGTGCTGACGGTCGAGGGCGACCGGGGGCTGGCGGAACGCTTCGTGCGGCTGTTCCCCCTGCCGCCCAGGGCCCCCTCCACCGTCACGCCGGAGACGACAGCTTCATGA
- a CDS encoding aspartate kinase produces the protein MARIVMKFGGTSMAGMERIRNVAARVKHVVEQGNEVAVVVSAMAGETDRLVGFCKEASALYDPAEYDVVVASGEQVTSGLLAMTLKAMGVDARSWLGWQLPIRTNEAHAKARIGEIDTADLLASMQSGTVAVIPGFQGMMEDGRVSTLGRGGSDTSAVAVAAAVKADRCDIYTDVDGVYTTDPRIVARARKLDLVTYEEMLELASVGAKVLQTRSVGLAMKEGVVVQVLSSFDDPTQTDLPGTLIVSDEELEAKLKENKMERQLITGIAHDKNEAKITVTRVPDRPGAVAHIFGPLADAAINVDMIIQNVGRDKGETDVTFTVPGADLARALDVLESQKETIGFNRIIPDTKVAKISVVGVGMKSHAGVASTMFQALADRGINILAISTSEIKVSVLIDEDETELAVRVLHTAYGLDAPAA, from the coding sequence ATGGCGCGCATCGTGATGAAATTCGGCGGCACCTCCATGGCGGGGATGGAGCGGATTCGCAACGTGGCCGCGCGCGTCAAGCATGTGGTCGAGCAGGGCAATGAGGTCGCCGTCGTCGTTTCCGCCATGGCGGGCGAGACGGACCGGCTGGTCGGCTTCTGCAAGGAAGCCTCCGCGCTCTATGATCCGGCGGAATATGACGTGGTGGTCGCCAGCGGGGAGCAGGTGACGAGCGGCTTGCTCGCCATGACGCTGAAAGCCATGGGCGTGGATGCGCGCAGCTGGCTCGGCTGGCAGCTTCCGATCCGCACCAACGAAGCCCATGCCAAGGCGCGCATCGGGGAGATCGATACCGCCGACCTGCTGGCGTCGATGCAATCCGGCACGGTCGCGGTGATCCCCGGTTTCCAGGGCATGATGGAGGATGGGCGCGTCTCGACATTGGGACGCGGCGGGTCGGACACGTCGGCGGTCGCGGTGGCGGCGGCGGTGAAGGCGGACCGCTGCGACATCTATACCGACGTGGATGGCGTCTACACGACCGATCCCCGCATCGTGGCGCGGGCACGCAAGCTCGATCTCGTCACCTATGAGGAAATGCTGGAACTGGCCTCGGTCGGGGCCAAGGTGCTCCAGACCCGCTCGGTCGGCCTTGCCATGAAGGAAGGCGTGGTCGTGCAGGTGCTTTCCTCCTTCGATGATCCCACCCAGACCGACCTCCCCGGCACGCTGATCGTGAGCGACGAGGAACTGGAGGCCAAGCTCAAGGAAAACAAGATGGAACGTCAGCTCATCACCGGCATCGCCCATGACAAGAATGAGGCGAAGATCACCGTCACCCGCGTGCCCGACCGTCCGGGCGCCGTCGCGCATATCTTCGGGCCGCTGGCCGACGCGGCGATCAACGTCGACATGATCATCCAGAATGTCGGCCGCGACAAGGGCGAGACGGACGTGACCTTCACCGTGCCGGGCGCCGATCTGGCGCGGGCGCTGGACGTGCTGGAGAGCCAGAAGGAAACCATCGGCTTCAACCGCATCATCCCCGACACGAAGGTCGCGAAGATCAGCGTCGTGGGCGTCGGCATGAAGAGCCATGCGGGCGTCGCCAGCACCATGTTCCAGGCGCTGGCCGACCGCGGCATCAATATCCTCGCCATCTCGACCAGCGAGATCAAGGTTTCGGTCCTGATCGACGAGGACGAGACGGAACTGGCGGTGCGCGTGCTGCACACGGCCTATGGTCTGGATGCGCCGGCGGCTTGA
- a CDS encoding DMT family transporter gives MAWIYLMAAGLLEIVWAFSMKQSHGFSRLAPTIVTFVAMLGSFALLSLSMKSLPLGTAYTIWTGIGAVGAFLAGIAFLGEGASAMRLLAAALILGGLLLMKLSSPA, from the coding sequence ATGGCCTGGATTTATCTGATGGCTGCCGGTCTGCTGGAAATCGTCTGGGCTTTTTCCATGAAGCAGTCACACGGCTTTTCGCGTCTGGCGCCGACCATCGTAACCTTTGTCGCGATGCTGGGCAGCTTTGCGCTGTTGTCGCTGTCGATGAAGAGCCTGCCGCTGGGCACGGCCTATACGATCTGGACCGGGATCGGCGCGGTGGGCGCCTTCCTGGCAGGGATCGCCTTTCTGGGCGAAGGGGCGTCGGCGATGCGGCTGCTGGCCGCCGCGCTGATCCTGGGCGGCCTGCTGCTCATGAAGCTGTCGTCTCCGGCGTGA
- a CDS encoding DUF1428 domain-containing protein has product MSYMDGFVIPVPKGKKQGYKAMAETAAPVFLEHGATRVVECWGDDIKDGKVNDFRTAVIAEEGEEVVFSWIEWPSKDVRDAGMAKVMADERMKPPEGLDIPFSGQRMIYGGFSVLLDERA; this is encoded by the coding sequence ATGAGCTATATGGACGGTTTCGTGATCCCCGTGCCCAAGGGCAAGAAGCAGGGTTACAAGGCGATGGCGGAGACGGCCGCGCCCGTCTTCCTGGAACATGGCGCGACCCGCGTGGTAGAATGCTGGGGCGACGACATCAAGGACGGCAAGGTCAACGACTTCCGCACCGCCGTCATCGCGGAGGAGGGCGAGGAAGTCGTCTTTTCCTGGATCGAATGGCCTTCGAAGGACGTGCGCGACGCGGGCATGGCGAAGGTGATGGCCGACGAGCGGATGAAGCCGCCCGAAGGACTGGACATCCCCTTTTCCGGCCAGCGCATGATCTATGGCGGTTTTTCGGTGCTGCTGGACGAGCGCGCCTGA
- the ubiG gene encoding bifunctional 2-polyprenyl-6-hydroxyphenol methylase/3-demethylubiquinol 3-O-methyltransferase UbiG — protein sequence MASNASATTGGTIDPKEAAHFGAMAADWWNPDGSSAMLHKLNPVRLRYIRQAIDRHWPGKGRSFQPLEGKRVLDVGCGAGLLAEPLARMGAAVTALDAAEENIAAARAHAEPQALAIDYRATPVEQLAEAGFDLVTSMEVIEHVADPAAFVAALAGKLAQDGLMILSTPNRTPLSRLAMITIGESVGGIPKGTHDWNRFLTPEELTALLSDAGLEVIDSSGLSFDPRRGFALTANKAINYLLTVRRR from the coding sequence ATGGCAAGCAACGCAAGCGCAACAACCGGCGGAACCATCGACCCGAAGGAGGCCGCGCATTTCGGCGCGATGGCGGCAGACTGGTGGAATCCGGACGGCAGCAGCGCCATGCTGCACAAGCTCAATCCTGTGCGGCTGCGCTATATCCGCCAGGCGATCGACCGGCACTGGCCGGGAAAGGGGCGCTCTTTTCAGCCGCTTGAAGGCAAGCGCGTCCTCGACGTGGGCTGCGGCGCCGGCCTGCTGGCCGAGCCGCTGGCGCGCATGGGCGCGGCGGTGACGGCGCTCGACGCGGCAGAGGAGAATATCGCGGCGGCCAGGGCCCACGCCGAACCGCAGGCGCTTGCCATCGACTATCGCGCGACTCCGGTGGAACAATTGGCGGAGGCCGGATTCGATCTCGTCACCTCGATGGAGGTGATCGAGCATGTGGCCGATCCCGCCGCCTTCGTGGCCGCACTGGCGGGCAAGCTGGCGCAGGACGGGCTGATGATCCTCTCGACGCCCAACCGCACCCCCCTCTCCCGCCTCGCCATGATCACCATCGGCGAGAGCGTCGGCGGCATTCCCAAAGGGACGCATGACTGGAACCGCTTCCTGACGCCCGAGGAACTGACGGCATTGCTGAGCGATGCGGGGCTGGAGGTGATCGATTCAAGCGGCCTCAGCTTCGATCCGCGCAGGGGTTTCGCGCTGACGGCCAACAAGGCCATCAACTATCTGCTGACCGTGCGGCGGCGGTAA
- a CDS encoding NAD(P)H-dependent flavin oxidoreductase, with protein sequence MTNAKLASLMARGTEFLGCETAILCGAMSWVSERHLVSAISNAGGFGVIACGAMTPDLLDKEIAATKALTEKPFGVNLITMHPQLFELIEVCSKHDVGHVVLAGGLPPKGSIEAIKAKGAKLLCFAPALALAKKLVRSGVDALVVEGMEAGGHIGPVATSVLAQEILPEMASLVPVFVAGGIGRGEAIAAYLEMGASGVQLGTRFACATESIAHPAFKKAFFRASARDAIASVQIDPRLPVIPVRALKNAGTEAFTAKQREVANLLDSGAVDMGEAQLQIEHYWAGALRRAVIDGDVEGGSLMAGQSVGMVTKEEPVAAIIAQLMDEAASALERRAA encoded by the coding sequence ATGACCAACGCCAAACTCGCTTCCCTGATGGCTCGCGGCACCGAATTTCTGGGCTGCGAGACCGCGATCCTGTGCGGGGCGATGAGTTGGGTGTCGGAACGCCATCTGGTGTCGGCCATCTCCAATGCGGGCGGTTTCGGCGTGATCGCCTGCGGGGCGATGACGCCCGACCTGCTCGACAAGGAGATTGCGGCGACGAAGGCGCTGACGGAGAAGCCCTTCGGCGTGAACCTCATCACCATGCACCCGCAGCTTTTCGAACTGATCGAGGTCTGCTCGAAACATGATGTCGGCCATGTGGTGCTGGCGGGGGGGCTGCCGCCCAAGGGCAGCATCGAGGCGATCAAGGCGAAGGGCGCGAAGCTGCTCTGCTTCGCTCCGGCGCTGGCGCTGGCGAAGAAGCTGGTCCGTTCGGGCGTCGATGCGCTGGTAGTCGAGGGCATGGAGGCGGGCGGCCATATCGGCCCGGTCGCGACCAGCGTGCTGGCGCAGGAAATCCTGCCGGAAATGGCAAGCCTGGTGCCGGTGTTCGTCGCCGGAGGCATCGGCCGCGGCGAGGCGATCGCCGCCTATCTGGAGATGGGCGCGTCGGGCGTGCAGCTTGGCACCCGCTTCGCCTGCGCGACGGAGAGTATCGCCCACCCCGCATTCAAGAAAGCGTTCTTCCGCGCGTCCGCCCGCGACGCCATCGCGAGCGTCCAGATCGACCCGCGCCTGCCGGTGATCCCGGTCCGCGCGCTCAAGAATGCGGGCACGGAGGCCTTTACCGCCAAGCAGCGGGAAGTCGCCAATCTGCTGGACAGCGGCGCGGTCGACATGGGTGAAGCGCAGTTGCAGATCGAACATTATTGGGCGGGCGCCCTCCGCCGCGCCGTGATCGACGGCGATGTCGAGGGCGGATCGCTGATGGCAGGGCAGTCGGTCGGCATGGTGACGAAAGAGGAACCCGTGGCCGCCATCATCGCGCAATTGATGGACGAGGCCGCATCGGCGCTGGAGCGGCGGGCGGCTTGA
- a CDS encoding VOC family protein, whose protein sequence is MPNAPAPKMIFVNLPVRDLPASIAFYEAVGAVRDKDFADDSAQMMRFSDTINVMLLTHERFGGFTPRRIPNAHETAQVLLALSEASRADVDDTAEKALAAGGTEPNPKQDHGFMYGRSFADLDGHIWEVAWMDMDAAMAAGQDEPATA, encoded by the coding sequence ATGCCGAATGCCCCTGCTCCGAAGATGATCTTCGTGAACCTGCCGGTGAGGGATCTGCCGGCTTCGATCGCCTTCTACGAGGCGGTGGGCGCGGTCCGGGATAAGGATTTCGCCGACGATAGCGCCCAGATGATGCGCTTTTCCGACACGATCAATGTCATGCTGCTGACGCATGAGCGCTTCGGCGGCTTCACCCCGCGCAGGATTCCGAACGCCCATGAAACCGCGCAGGTGCTGCTGGCGCTGAGCGAAGCGAGCCGCGCCGATGTCGATGACACGGCGGAAAAGGCGCTGGCGGCGGGCGGTACGGAGCCCAATCCGAAACAGGATCATGGCTTCATGTACGGCCGCAGTTTCGCGGACCTGGACGGCCATATCTGGGAAGTGGCGTGGATGGACATGGATGCAGCGATGGCGGCCGGGCAGGACGAACCCGCCACGGCCTGA
- the ptsP gene encoding phosphoenolpyruvate--protein phosphotransferase, with the protein MPSTPAAAARLILTSLQEVMAARSSAQAKLNKVVDIIGQSLSSEVCSIYLVREGVLELFATRGLKQDAVHVTRMAMGEGLVGLIATNVETLNLDEAASHPDYAYRPETGEELFHSFAGVPIVRRERAIGVLCVQHVEPRRYEEVEIEALQTVAMVLSELIANAELADDGPVDQREQETGTVVLHGLQLVLGMARGHAVFHQPRVHIEHTMAEDVEAERQRLISAFTKMREQVDRMTGAIDFGMEGEHQEVLETYKMFAYDEGWIRRINEAIDSGLTAEAAIERVQQRTRMRMRQIDDPLLQDRMHDLEDLSNRLLRIVSGQLGTAAQLGLRQDAILIARNLGPAELLEYDRRRLKGVILEEGSLTAHVTIVARAMGVPVLGRVRNIRHQVNEGDLLLMDVAANSLLIRPTADMDEAFENKLHVTQKRRAEFAAMRDLPSVTKDGARVELMVNAGLRDDAQALDMVGADGIGLFRTEFQFLVSATLPQREKQQRLYKDVLDAAGDRPVIFRTVDIGGDKALPYMQRDGEELEDNPAMGWRALRLALDRDGLMKAQARALLEAAAGKVLHIMFPMVSEPWEYEQARTLVEHQREWLVKQRKKVPIAVKYGAMLEVPALAEVLDILLPRLDFLSIGTNDLTQFLFAADRAHPRLAERYDWLSIAIVRFLDRVVRACEVHKVPVGVCGEMGGRTLEAMALIGLGVRRLSITPASVGPVKAMIRSVDVTALQSFMRDLLDSGVVDIRSSLSRWAADEGVELS; encoded by the coding sequence ATGCCCAGCACGCCCGCCGCCGCCGCCCGCCTGATCCTCACCAGCTTGCAGGAGGTCATGGCGGCGCGGTCGAGCGCGCAGGCGAAGCTCAACAAGGTGGTCGACATCATCGGCCAGTCGCTGTCGAGCGAGGTCTGCTCCATCTATCTGGTGCGTGAGGGGGTGCTGGAACTGTTCGCCACGCGGGGGCTGAAACAGGACGCGGTCCATGTCACCCGCATGGCGATGGGAGAGGGGCTGGTCGGCCTCATCGCCACCAATGTCGAGACGCTGAACCTGGACGAGGCGGCGTCGCATCCCGACTATGCCTATCGCCCCGAAACCGGCGAGGAGTTGTTCCACAGCTTCGCGGGCGTGCCCATCGTCCGGCGCGAGCGGGCCATCGGCGTGCTCTGCGTCCAGCATGTCGAACCGCGCCGCTATGAAGAGGTGGAGATAGAGGCGCTCCAGACCGTCGCCATGGTGCTGTCCGAACTGATCGCCAATGCGGAACTCGCCGATGACGGCCCGGTCGACCAGCGCGAGCAGGAGACGGGCACCGTCGTCCTCCACGGCCTGCAACTCGTTTTGGGGATGGCGCGCGGCCATGCGGTGTTCCACCAGCCGCGCGTCCATATCGAACATACCATGGCGGAGGATGTGGAGGCCGAGCGGCAGCGGCTCATCTCCGCCTTCACGAAAATGCGCGAGCAGGTCGACCGCATGACCGGCGCGATCGATTTCGGCATGGAAGGCGAGCATCAGGAGGTTCTCGAAACCTACAAGATGTTCGCTTATGACGAAGGCTGGATCAGGCGGATCAACGAGGCCATCGACAGCGGCCTCACCGCCGAAGCCGCCATCGAAAGGGTGCAGCAGCGCACCCGGATGCGGATGCGCCAGATCGACGATCCGCTGTTGCAGGACCGGATGCACGACCTGGAGGATCTGTCCAACCGGCTGCTCCGGATCGTGTCGGGGCAGTTGGGAACCGCGGCGCAACTGGGGCTGCGGCAGGACGCGATCCTGATCGCGCGCAATCTGGGTCCGGCCGAGCTTCTGGAATATGACCGGCGGCGCTTGAAGGGCGTGATCCTGGAGGAAGGATCGCTGACCGCCCATGTCACCATCGTCGCCCGCGCCATGGGCGTGCCGGTGCTGGGCCGGGTGCGCAACATCCGGCACCAGGTGAACGAAGGCGACCTGCTGCTGATGGACGTGGCGGCCAATTCGCTGCTGATCCGCCCGACCGCCGACATGGACGAGGCGTTCGAGAACAAGCTGCACGTCACGCAGAAGCGCCGCGCCGAATTCGCCGCCATGCGCGACCTGCCCTCCGTCACGAAGGACGGCGCGCGGGTCGAGCTGATGGTCAATGCGGGGCTGCGCGACGACGCGCAGGCGCTCGACATGGTGGGCGCGGACGGCATCGGCCTGTTTCGCACGGAGTTCCAGTTCCTCGTCTCCGCGACCCTGCCGCAGCGGGAAAAGCAGCAGCGGCTCTACAAGGACGTGCTGGACGCGGCGGGCGACCGGCCCGTCATCTTCCGCACCGTCGACATCGGCGGGGACAAGGCGCTGCCCTATATGCAGCGGGACGGCGAGGAGCTGGAGGACAATCCGGCGATGGGCTGGCGCGCGCTGCGGCTGGCGCTGGACCGCGACGGGCTGATGAAGGCGCAGGCCCGCGCCTTGCTGGAGGCGGCGGCGGGCAAGGTGCTGCACATCATGTTCCCGATGGTGTCGGAACCGTGGGAATATGAACAGGCCCGCACCCTGGTCGAACATCAGCGCGAATGGCTGGTGAAGCAGCGCAAGAAAGTGCCGATCGCCGTCAAATATGGCGCGATGCTGGAGGTGCCCGCCCTGGCCGAGGTGCTCGACATCCTTTTGCCGCGCCTCGATTTCCTGTCCATCGGCACCAATGACCTGACGCAGTTCCTGTTCGCGGCGGACCGGGCGCATCCCCGGCTGGCGGAACGCTATGACTGGCTGAGCATCGCCATCGTCCGTTTCCTCGACCGCGTGGTGCGGGCCTGCGAGGTCCACAAGGTGCCGGTCGGGGTCTGCGGCGAAATGGGCGGGCGCACGCTGGAGGCGATGGCGCTGATCGGGCTGGGCGTGCGGCGCCTCTCGATCACTCCGGCGTCAGTCGGGCCGGTGAAGGCGATGATCCGCTCCGTCGACGTGACGGCGTTGCAGTCCTTCATGCGTGACCTGCTGGATAGCGGCGTGGTCGATATTCGCAGCAGCCTTTCCCGATGGGCGGCGGACGAGGGCGTCGAACTGAGTTGA
- a CDS encoding VOC family protein, whose amino-acid sequence MSKISPCLWFDGQAEEAARFYTSLFGGSVDGISHYPPGTGSPSPFREGDVLMVEFTLFGESYQALNGGPHFTFNEAVSLSVACKDQAEIDRWFDALTADGGQPGPCGWLKDRYGLSWQLAPDEIIALQKSDDKEAIGRMMAALMTMGKLDIAALKAAFAGEPA is encoded by the coding sequence ATGTCGAAAATATCCCCATGCCTGTGGTTCGACGGGCAGGCCGAGGAAGCGGCGCGATTCTATACCTCCCTGTTCGGCGGATCGGTGGACGGGATCAGCCATTATCCGCCCGGAACCGGATCGCCGTCGCCTTTTCGGGAGGGTGACGTGCTGATGGTGGAATTCACCCTGTTCGGCGAAAGCTATCAGGCGTTGAACGGCGGACCGCATTTCACCTTCAATGAAGCCGTCTCCCTGTCCGTCGCCTGCAAGGATCAGGCGGAGATCGACCGCTGGTTCGACGCGCTGACGGCGGACGGCGGCCAGCCGGGGCCATGCGGCTGGCTCAAGGACCGATATGGCTTGTCATGGCAATTGGCGCCGGACGAGATCATCGCCCTGCAAAAGAGCGACGACAAGGAAGCGATCGGCCGCATGATGGCTGCGCTGATGACGATGGGGAAGCTGGACATCGCGGCGCTGAAGGCCGCTTTCGCAGGAGAGCCGGCATGA
- a CDS encoding SRPBCC family protein, translated as MSGTAYELSVTRLVNTPRAIAWKVWTDLKDEWFCPKPWRAEVIEEDMRPGGRSAVRMHGPDGADSGPLEGIFLEVVPQERVVTTDAYAAGWVPQKPFMTVIWTFADEGEGTCFTATARHWDAESLKRHEEMGFHPGWDQMADQFKALCETSAASA; from the coding sequence ATGAGCGGCACGGCATATGAACTGTCGGTGACGCGGCTCGTGAACACACCGCGCGCCATTGCATGGAAGGTGTGGACCGACCTCAAGGATGAATGGTTCTGCCCGAAACCCTGGCGGGCCGAGGTGATCGAGGAAGATATGCGTCCCGGCGGCCGCAGCGCCGTCCGCATGCACGGCCCCGATGGCGCGGATAGCGGTCCTTTGGAGGGCATATTCCTGGAAGTGGTGCCGCAGGAGCGCGTCGTGACCACCGATGCCTATGCCGCGGGCTGGGTGCCGCAAAAGCCCTTCATGACCGTGATCTGGACCTTCGCCGACGAGGGGGAGGGCACGTGCTTCACCGCCACGGCGCGCCATTGGGACGCGGAATCGCTCAAGCGGCATGAGGAAATGGGCTTCCATCCCGGCTGGGACCAGATGGCGGATCAGTTCAAGGCGCTGTGCGAAACCTCCGCCGCCAGCGCCTGA
- a CDS encoding HpcH/HpaI aldolase/citrate lyase family protein, whose protein sequence is MLLRHARSLLFLPASNARAIAKVRTLPCDLVILDLEDAVPDDRKEEARAGALEALAEGFGRRLTALRINVEGTPWHGAEMIAAKQSAADYVVLPKVESTKQVKDVFSVTQKPVIAMIESARGVLAVPQIAAGEGTAALFMGTNDLRQDIGIPASADREGLTLSLQAVILAARAAGIAVFDGVFNRLDDEAGFEAECMAGHRLGFDGKTLIHPSQVPVANQVFGPDAQAVADARRLIEAATGGAERFEGRMVESMHVEEARALIARADAVGM, encoded by the coding sequence ATGCTGCTTCGTCATGCCCGTTCGCTGCTGTTCCTGCCCGCTTCCAACGCTCGCGCCATCGCCAAGGTCCGCACTCTGCCCTGCGATCTGGTGATCCTCGACCTGGAGGACGCCGTGCCGGACGACAGGAAGGAAGAAGCCCGCGCTGGCGCTCTGGAAGCCCTGGCGGAAGGGTTCGGGCGTCGGCTGACCGCATTGCGGATCAATGTGGAAGGCACGCCGTGGCACGGCGCCGAAATGATCGCCGCCAAGCAGTCGGCCGCCGATTATGTCGTGCTGCCCAAGGTCGAAAGCACCAAACAGGTCAAGGACGTGTTCAGCGTCACGCAAAAGCCCGTCATCGCGATGATCGAAAGCGCCAGGGGCGTACTGGCCGTGCCCCAGATCGCGGCGGGCGAGGGGACGGCAGCGCTGTTCATGGGCACCAACGACTTGCGGCAGGACATCGGCATCCCCGCTTCGGCGGACCGCGAGGGGCTGACCCTGTCGTTGCAGGCGGTGATCTTGGCCGCGCGTGCCGCCGGCATCGCTGTGTTCGACGGCGTGTTCAACCGGCTGGACGACGAAGCGGGGTTCGAGGCGGAATGCATGGCCGGGCATAGGCTGGGCTTCGACGGCAAGACGTTGATCCATCCCAGCCAGGTGCCGGTCGCCAATCAGGTCTTCGGACCCGATGCGCAGGCCGTCGCCGATGCCCGCCGCCTGATCGAAGCGGCGACGGGCGGCGCGGAGCGCTTCGAGGGGCGCATGGTCGAATCCATGCATGTGGAGGAAGCCAGGGCACTGATCGCCCGAGCGGATGCGGTGGGCATGTAA
- a CDS encoding VOC family protein, which produces MTDLKGQFFWYELMTSDPQAALAFYGEVVGWSAQAFGGERTEQPYHVISGNAGPMGGIMAIPAEAKDCGMEPWWGGYIGSADVDADAKRLADAGAKVQRAPDDIPGVGRFAVMADPGGATFLLLKGASPEGMDAPSPMTMGHVCWHELYSGDFEADLAFYTSRFGWGKGEVMDMGEMGSYQLFSMSGGTDFNSMSGGMMKKPPVMPEPLWLFYFAVKDIDEAMSKVKAGGGTVLNGPMEVPGGAWIIQATDPQGAMFALAGKRAG; this is translated from the coding sequence ATGACCGATCTCAAAGGCCAGTTCTTCTGGTATGAATTGATGACCAGTGACCCGCAGGCCGCGCTTGCCTTTTACGGCGAGGTGGTCGGCTGGAGCGCGCAGGCCTTCGGCGGCGAGCGGACCGAGCAGCCCTATCATGTCATTTCCGGCAACGCAGGTCCCATGGGCGGGATCATGGCGATCCCGGCGGAGGCGAAGGATTGCGGCATGGAGCCGTGGTGGGGCGGCTATATCGGATCGGCGGATGTCGACGCCGATGCCAAGCGCCTTGCCGACGCCGGCGCCAAGGTGCAGCGCGCCCCGGATGACATTCCGGGCGTCGGACGCTTTGCGGTGATGGCCGATCCGGGCGGCGCGACCTTCCTGCTGCTCAAGGGGGCCAGTCCGGAAGGGATGGACGCGCCTTCGCCCATGACCATGGGCCATGTCTGCTGGCATGAGCTTTATTCCGGCGATTTCGAGGCCGACCTCGCTTTCTATACGTCCCGGTTCGGATGGGGGAAGGGCGAGGTCATGGATATGGGCGAGATGGGCAGCTACCAGCTTTTCTCCATGTCCGGCGGCACGGATTTCAACAGCATGTCGGGCGGCATGATGAAGAAGCCGCCGGTGATGCCGGAACCGCTCTGGCTGTTCTATTTCGCGGTGAAGGACATCGACGAGGCGATGAGCAAGGTGAAGGCGGGCGGCGGAACCGTCCTTAACGGCCCGATGGAGGTGCCCGGCGGCGCATGGATCATTCAGGCGACCGACCCGCAGGGCGCGATGTTCGCCCTCGCCGGGAAGCGCGCGGGCTGA